A region of Acidobacteriota bacterium DNA encodes the following proteins:
- a CDS encoding 2-oxoacid:ferredoxin oxidoreductase subunit beta — MPTDAPALTFKDFQSDQEVRWCPGCGDYAILKAVQMVFPTLGIPKENFVVVSGIGCSSRFPYYMDTFGFHTIHGRAPAVASGLKMSRPELEVWVATGDGDAMSIGGNHLIHTLRRNVGLKILMFNNQIYGLTKGQYSPTSERGKRTVSTPVGSLDMPFNPLALALGAGATFVARSVDIFIPHLKGVLERAHQHQGSAFIEIFQNCNIFNDKAFVHLTEKTARTEEVLYLEQGQPMVYGKEKDRGIRLVGTRLEKIHLDDGLTADDCLVWDETDATLSFLASQMQAPEFPTPVGVIRAADRSVYEDDVNAQITQQIEAKGRGDLAAVVRGDDVWTVNDDRSVSR, encoded by the coding sequence ATGCCAACTGATGCTCCCGCGTTGACTTTCAAGGACTTCCAGAGCGACCAGGAGGTGCGCTGGTGCCCGGGTTGCGGCGACTACGCCATTCTGAAGGCGGTGCAGATGGTGTTTCCGACCCTGGGCATCCCGAAGGAGAACTTCGTGGTGGTTTCCGGTATCGGTTGCTCCAGCCGTTTCCCGTACTACATGGACACTTTCGGATTTCACACCATCCACGGTCGCGCGCCAGCCGTCGCTTCAGGTCTCAAGATGAGCCGGCCGGAGCTGGAAGTGTGGGTGGCGACCGGCGATGGCGACGCCATGTCGATCGGCGGCAATCATCTGATCCACACTCTGCGGCGCAACGTGGGCTTGAAGATCCTGATGTTCAACAATCAGATCTACGGCTTGACCAAGGGCCAGTACTCACCGACCAGCGAGCGCGGCAAGCGCACCGTCTCGACGCCGGTGGGTTCCCTCGACATGCCTTTCAACCCGCTGGCCCTGGCCTTGGGTGCCGGCGCCACCTTCGTGGCGCGCAGCGTGGACATTTTCATACCGCACTTGAAGGGTGTGCTGGAGCGGGCCCACCAGCACCAGGGCTCGGCGTTCATCGAGATCTTCCAGAACTGCAACATCTTCAACGACAAGGCCTTTGTTCACCTGACGGAGAAGACCGCCCGCACCGAAGAGGTGCTGTACCTGGAACAGGGTCAGCCGATGGTCTACGGCAAGGAGAAGGACCGCGGCATCCGGCTGGTCGGCACTCGCCTGGAGAAAATTCACCTCGATGACGGCCTCACCGCCGACGACTGCTTGGTGTGGGACGAGACGGATGCCACTCTCTCGTTCCTTGCTTCACAGATGCAGGCGCCGGAGTTTCCGACCCCGGTGGGGGTGATCCGCGCCGCCGATCGGTCGGTGTACGAGGACGATGTCAACGCCCAGATTACGCAGCAGATCGAAGCGAAGGGGCGTGGGGATCTGGCGGCGGTGGTGCGCGGCGATGACGTCTGGACGGTGAACGACGATCGGTCCGTTTCTCGCTAG